From a single Miscanthus floridulus cultivar M001 chromosome 8, ASM1932011v1, whole genome shotgun sequence genomic region:
- the LOC136470325 gene encoding ADP-ribosylation factor GTPase-activating protein AGD2-like, whose amino-acid sequence MAAFTKLEDSPMFRKQVNSLEQQTDELKERCSNLHKGCKRFMGSLDEAYAGDLSFADNLQAFGAGLDDPISVAIGGPVMSKFTTAFRELGTYKELLRSQVEHMLSDRLSQFINVDLNGVKDCRRRLDRAAVAYDQAREKFVSVRKGTRAEVVTELEEDLHNAKSTFERCRFNLVHALANIEAKKKYEFLESISAVMDAHLRYFKQGYELLSQMEPFIHQVLTYAQQSKQMAVSEQDKLAKRIQEFRTEEEIANVRMASNIDTSTSGDGIHVVGLQSYKTIEALMQSTANGEVQVIKQGYLFKRPQNTRGEWKRRFFVLDSHGTLYYYGNKGKSQGVSSQQTASEGAGVFGRFRFLNQRASSQGEDSLSCHKIDLRTSTIKIDAFENDLRFCFRIISPVKTYTLQAESGADQKDWIQKITGVIASLLNSPFPQQLSYGNVSTESNRSASSVDSLSIEDNKSSEGHDDIFNLLRNIPGNDSCAECRSPDPDWSSLNLGILICIECSGAHRNLGCTFQRCNN is encoded by the exons ATGGCGGCCTTCACCAAGCTCGAGGACTCCCCGATGTTCCGCAAACAG GTCAATTCTTTGGAACAACAAACTGATGAACTGAAAGAACGGTGCTCAAACCTGCATAAAGGATGTAAAAGATTCAT GGGATCACTTGATGAGGCATATGCAGGGGATCTATCATTTGCAGATAATCTGCAAGCATTTGGTGCCGGTCTGGATGACCCTATTAGTGTTGCCATTGGAG GGCCCGTGATGTCCAAGTTTACTACTGCTTTTAGGGAGCTTGGGACATACAAGGAACTCCTTCGTTCTCAG GTTGAGCACATGCTTAGTGATCGCCTGTCGCAGTTCATTAATGTGGATTTAAATGGTGTGAAG GATTGTCGGCGACGTTTGGATAGGGCTGCAGTGGCTTATGATCAG GCACGTGAAAAATTTGTGTCAGTGCGGAAAGGGACTAGAGCAGAAGTTGTGACAGAACTTGAGGAG GATCTACACAATGCCAAGTCCACTTTCGAAAGATGTCGCTTTAACTTA GTACATGCCCTTGCGAACATTGAAGCAAAAAAGAAGTATGAATTCTTGGAATCAATAAGTGCAGTGATGGATGCCCATTTGAGGTATTTTAAGCAG GGATATGAACTACTGAGTCAAATGGAACCATTCATTCACCAG GTTCTAACATATGCACAACAATCAAAACAAATGGCTGTAAGTGAGCAAGATAAGCTTGCAAAGAGAATTCAGGAGTTCAGAACTGAAGAGGAAATAGCTAATGTGAGAATGGCTAGCAACATAGACACGTCTACTAGCGGGGATGGTATCCATGTTGTTGGCCTTCAGTCCTATAAAACGATTGAAGCATTAATGCAGTCAACTGCCAATGGCGAG GTTCAAGTTATTAAACAAGGTTACCTATTTAAGCGTCCTCAAAATACACGAGGTGAATGGAAGAGGAGATTTTTTGTGCTTGACAGCCATGGAACTCTGTACTACTATGGGAATAAAGGAAAATCG CAAGGAGTGTCATCACAACAAACAGCTAGTGAAGGAGCTGGTGTTTTTGGTCGATTCAGATTCTTGAACCAAAGAGCTTCATCTCAGGGTGAAGATTCATTATCATGTCATAAAATTGATCTCAGAACTTCAACAATTAAGATTGATGCATTTGAAAATGATTTAAGATTTTGCTTCAGAATAATCTCACCCGTTAAGACATACACATTACAG GCGGAATCAGGGGCTGATCAAAAGGACTGGATCCAGAAAATTACTGGAGTTATCGCATCACTACTAAATTCACCATTCCCGCAACAG TTGTCATATGGTAATGTATCAACAGAGAGTAATAGATCCGCAAGTTCTGTTGATTCTTTGTCTATTGAAGATAACAAGAGTTCAGAGGGACATGATGATATATTCAATCTTCTGAGGAATATCCCTGGAAATGACAGTTGTGCGGAATGTCGTTCTCCTGATCCTGATTGGTCATCTCTAAACTTGGGTATTCTGATTTGCATTGAATGCTCTGGGGCTCACAGGAATCTGGGGTGCACATTTCAAAGGTGCAATAACTAG